The following proteins are co-located in the Gloeocapsa sp. PCC 7428 genome:
- a CDS encoding ABC transporter substrate-binding protein, producing the protein MQRTAITKCECQPLRSQIDSEQIITNFPAAKLYLHAYFESLSKRLMSDLIRMSRRAFLGAGLFAGTSLLLKGCGGNEASQGNGGRLVAATFTGSWEEAHRTILVPYFAQKIGATVNLVPQLAIDQVAQLTASANSPPYDVTLLDEGPFRNAPVEQILQPFPVDLSENFQDLLPQYQTKADQWGPTIAVQAIGIGYNTERISTPPTSWEDLWKPEYAGRLGLVSMQSTVGTAFMVQLARMRGGGENNIEPAFEAIREILPNVAAVASNPGALSVLFQQGEIDIAPHYLNNMAPLTAAGTPVDWVVPQEGALLISPSMHVVRNPRERELAAAYIDAAISPEVQTQMASAPYYFVPTNSKAQISGFIAERLGNTTEAVVDKLIPLDWQTISKNLPTWIERFNREVVV; encoded by the coding sequence GTGCAGCGTACAGCAATAACGAAGTGTGAATGTCAACCGTTGCGATCGCAAATTGACTCTGAACAAATCATTACTAACTTTCCTGCTGCCAAGCTGTATCTTCATGCTTACTTTGAATCGCTCAGCAAACGACTTATGTCTGATTTAATCCGGATGTCGCGTCGCGCTTTTTTGGGGGCTGGACTTTTTGCAGGAACAAGCTTACTGCTCAAAGGTTGTGGTGGGAATGAAGCATCGCAAGGCAATGGTGGTAGACTTGTTGCCGCAACTTTTACCGGAAGTTGGGAAGAAGCACATCGCACGATTTTAGTGCCTTACTTTGCCCAAAAAATCGGAGCTACAGTTAACTTAGTACCACAATTAGCGATTGACCAAGTTGCACAACTCACAGCATCAGCCAATAGCCCTCCGTATGATGTGACGCTTTTAGATGAAGGACCATTTCGCAATGCTCCAGTAGAGCAAATTTTACAACCGTTTCCCGTTGACCTCAGTGAAAACTTTCAAGATCTGTTACCGCAGTATCAAACAAAAGCGGATCAATGGGGACCTACTATAGCTGTTCAAGCAATTGGTATTGGTTATAATACTGAACGCATTTCCACACCACCGACATCGTGGGAAGATTTATGGAAGCCAGAATATGCAGGTCGTCTTGGGCTTGTGAGTATGCAAAGTACGGTGGGAACGGCTTTTATGGTACAACTTGCGCGGATGCGCGGCGGTGGTGAAAACAATATTGAACCTGCTTTTGAGGCAATTCGTGAAATTTTACCCAACGTCGCAGCGGTTGCGTCTAATCCTGGTGCGCTTTCGGTTTTGTTTCAACAAGGTGAAATTGATATCGCCCCGCATTATTTAAATAATATGGCTCCGCTCACAGCCGCAGGAACTCCAGTCGATTGGGTTGTGCCGCAAGAAGGCGCATTACTGATTAGCCCATCAATGCACGTTGTCAGGAATCCCAGAGAGCGCGAACTCGCTGCTGCATATATTGATGCCGCAATTAGCCCTGAGGTGCAAACACAAATGGCTTCAGCACCTTATTATTTTGTACCAACGAATAGCAAAGCTCAAATTTCCGGTTTCATTGCCGAAAGACTAGGTAATACAACCGAGGCGGTTGTTGATAAGCTTATTCCTCTCGATTGGCAAACAATTAGTAAAAACTTGCCAACATGGATTGAACGCTTCAACCGTGAAGTTGTGGTTTAA
- a CDS encoding amidohydrolase family protein produces MSISAKTDKLLVKNALVLASGDALARSHTDILIDKGTIVAVAANLAIPPGYTVIDATGLLVTPGWINGHFHSHEHFHKGRFDNLPLELWMHFVRPPVAPPPLTPEQVYLRTMIGAIEAIRTGATFVVDDVNHAPHFSMECIDAVFQAYEDIGLRALVSVSLYDLPFYRAVPFFDEEMPVHLREQLDRQALPDRDRLLTIAQHLAQTRHPNQHRVGYIVAPSAPQRCSKSFLVELEKLAKAYNLPVMLHLLETRLQAVTGQLFYQRSMTEYLADLGFLSDRVALQHCVWLTPHDVELIAESGASVIYNPLSNLKLGSGRMAVRAIQAAGVNIALASDGCGSRDSLNMLSVVQAAAMLNKSPTIAPEHWISAEEVFEFATIGGAKAFGVEQLGKIAPGYKADFVGYRLDALSFVPLNHPLRQLVYAETGAAVDLVVVDGVAVMRDGKLTQVNEQALIEAICKVHHQILPAIQASEATVQTFLPYYRRIYDRCLSQTVDPAILTPDNQSSPIDMYRTE; encoded by the coding sequence ATGAGCATTTCGGCAAAAACGGATAAGTTGCTCGTCAAAAATGCTTTGGTGCTAGCATCAGGGGATGCCTTGGCGCGATCGCATACAGATATTTTGATTGATAAGGGGACAATTGTCGCAGTTGCTGCGAATTTAGCGATTCCTCCAGGCTATACCGTCATTGATGCAACAGGGCTATTGGTAACTCCTGGGTGGATTAATGGACACTTTCATTCGCACGAACATTTTCATAAAGGACGATTTGACAACTTACCGCTTGAGTTGTGGATGCACTTTGTCCGCCCGCCAGTTGCACCGCCACCGCTAACGCCAGAGCAAGTATATCTGCGCACGATGATCGGCGCGATCGAAGCGATTCGCACAGGGGCAACGTTTGTTGTTGATGATGTCAATCATGCTCCCCATTTTTCTATGGAGTGTATTGATGCGGTTTTTCAAGCTTATGAAGATATTGGATTACGTGCATTAGTGAGCGTGAGCCTTTACGATTTACCGTTTTACCGTGCAGTACCTTTCTTTGATGAAGAAATGCCAGTTCATCTGCGCGAACAACTCGATCGCCAAGCATTACCCGATCGCGATCGCCTCTTAACTATTGCACAACATCTCGCACAAACGCGCCACCCAAATCAACATCGCGTCGGATATATCGTTGCACCCTCAGCACCGCAGCGTTGTAGTAAATCTTTCCTGGTTGAGCTTGAGAAACTCGCAAAAGCATACAATCTGCCTGTAATGCTGCATTTACTCGAAACGCGTTTACAAGCGGTTACAGGTCAATTATTTTACCAGCGTTCGATGACCGAGTATTTAGCCGATTTGGGTTTTTTAAGCGATCGCGTTGCTTTGCAACATTGTGTTTGGCTGACACCGCATGATGTAGAACTTATTGCTGAATCGGGAGCGAGTGTTATTTACAATCCACTATCTAACCTCAAACTTGGTAGCGGTAGAATGGCGGTGCGGGCAATTCAAGCCGCAGGAGTCAACATTGCGCTTGCGAGTGATGGCTGTGGATCGCGAGATAGTCTGAATATGCTTTCTGTTGTACAGGCGGCAGCGATGCTCAACAAATCACCGACAATTGCTCCAGAACACTGGATTTCTGCCGAAGAAGTCTTTGAGTTTGCAACAATAGGTGGGGCTAAAGCCTTTGGCGTTGAGCAACTTGGAAAAATTGCCCCTGGCTACAAAGCTGATTTTGTCGGCTACCGACTCGATGCGCTATCTTTTGTACCGTTGAATCATCCATTACGGCAACTCGTGTATGCAGAAACAGGTGCTGCTGTTGATTTAGTTGTCGTCGATGGCGTTGCTGTTATGCGCGACGGTAAGCTAACTCAAGTTAACGAGCAAGCTTTAATTGAAGCAATCTGCAAAGTACATCATCAGATTTTACCTGCAATCCAAGCCTCTGAAGCAACGGTACAAACTTTTTTACCCTACTACCGTCGAATTTACGATCGCTGCTTATCCCAAACCGTCGATCCAGCAATTCTCACTCCTGATAATCAATCCTCTCCTATCGACATGTATCGTACTGAATAA
- the arfB gene encoding alternative ribosome rescue aminoacyl-tRNA hydrolase ArfB → MLQVSKTVAIPDREIEISAVRSQGSGGQNVNKVATAIHLRFDILASSLPDIYKERLLKLNDQRITKEGVIVIKAQEHRSQEQNREEALKRLQELIQSVTIVPKKRKPTKPSYLSQQKRLDSKIKRSRIKATRRKVIE, encoded by the coding sequence ATGCTTCAGGTTTCTAAAACAGTTGCCATTCCCGATCGCGAAATTGAAATCAGCGCGGTTCGTTCTCAAGGATCGGGCGGTCAAAATGTCAACAAAGTAGCGACAGCGATTCATCTGCGCTTTGATATCTTAGCTTCCTCGTTACCTGATATTTATAAAGAGCGGCTATTGAAACTCAACGATCAACGCATCACTAAAGAAGGCGTAATTGTCATTAAAGCCCAAGAACACCGCAGCCAAGAGCAAAATCGCGAGGAAGCATTGAAGCGCTTACAAGAGTTGATTCAAAGCGTGACAATTGTACCTAAAAAGCGCAAACCAACTAAGCCATCGTATCTTTCTCAGCAAAAGCGCCTCGATAGTAAAATTAAGCGATCGCGCATTAAGGCAACTAGAAGAAAAGTGATTGAATAA
- a CDS encoding mannitol dehydrogenase family protein codes for MSNISTGSAIKLNQAALSRLANVRVPSYDRQQVTNGIVHIGVGGFHRAHQALYLDDYLHLNRTNDWGICGVGLLEYDRRMRDALHSQDCLYTLVERSSKGDRARVIGSMIQYLFAPDNRQAVIDALAHPNCRIVTLTITEGGYYYIEGSGEFDANHPTIQQDLQHPDQPIGVYGFLTAALDQRRKQGLAPFTVLSCDNLQGNGNIARKMLTSFAELQNPQLGRWVTEHVAFPNCMVDRITPATTPSDIAMVAKQFGIDDAFPVVAEPFLQWVVEDDFCGGRPDWETVGVQMTDNVHPYEMMKIRLLNASHLLIGYLGSLAGYTYVHEVMADPLFLQAVAHLMEEVTPTLEPLPGIDLRDYKKTLVERFANPKICDQLPRLCLNGSAKVPKFILGSLRDKLAQGGAIDYISLTIAAWFRYLNAQDDQGKAIAIDDPIADILTQQARRGGSDPQPLLNLSEIFGDLSQSSHFVEAVRTQLNNLWTLGAKGTLQQLLKSC; via the coding sequence ATGAGCAACATCAGTACCGGTTCAGCTATCAAGCTGAATCAAGCCGCTTTATCTCGTTTAGCTAACGTCCGCGTACCGAGTTACGATCGCCAACAAGTTACGAATGGCATTGTCCATATTGGTGTTGGTGGATTTCATCGGGCGCATCAAGCGTTGTACCTTGATGACTACCTACATCTCAATCGTACAAACGACTGGGGAATCTGCGGTGTGGGGCTGCTGGAATACGATCGCCGGATGCGCGATGCACTGCATTCGCAAGATTGCTTGTACACCCTTGTTGAACGATCGTCAAAGGGCGATCGCGCGCGTGTTATCGGCTCTATGATACAATATCTCTTCGCGCCAGACAATCGACAAGCTGTCATTGACGCTTTAGCACATCCCAACTGCCGAATTGTAACGCTGACGATTACCGAAGGCGGTTACTACTACATTGAAGGCAGCGGCGAATTTGATGCTAATCATCCCACAATTCAGCAAGATTTGCAGCATCCTGATCAACCGATTGGAGTGTATGGATTTTTAACAGCTGCGCTCGATCAGCGCCGTAAACAAGGCTTAGCGCCATTTACCGTGTTATCGTGTGACAACTTGCAAGGTAACGGCAACATTGCTCGTAAAATGTTAACGAGTTTTGCCGAATTGCAAAATCCACAATTAGGTCGTTGGGTTACTGAACACGTCGCATTTCCTAACTGCATGGTCGATCGCATTACTCCCGCGACGACTCCATCCGATATCGCAATGGTAGCAAAACAGTTTGGTATCGATGATGCTTTTCCCGTTGTGGCAGAACCGTTTCTTCAGTGGGTTGTGGAAGACGATTTCTGTGGTGGTAGACCCGATTGGGAAACGGTTGGCGTACAGATGACGGATAATGTTCATCCCTACGAAATGATGAAGATTCGGCTACTCAATGCAAGTCACTTGTTAATTGGCTATCTTGGCTCTTTAGCAGGTTACACCTACGTCCATGAAGTCATGGCAGATCCGTTATTTCTGCAAGCAGTTGCTCACTTGATGGAAGAGGTGACGCCTACGCTCGAACCTTTACCAGGAATTGATTTGAGAGATTATAAAAAGACTTTAGTTGAACGATTTGCGAATCCCAAAATTTGCGATCAACTGCCGCGTCTTTGCCTCAACGGTTCTGCAAAAGTGCCAAAATTTATTCTAGGTTCGCTCCGCGATAAACTTGCACAAGGTGGTGCGATCGACTACATAAGTTTAACCATTGCCGCTTGGTTCCGCTACTTGAATGCACAAGACGATCAAGGCAAAGCGATCGCAATTGATGACCCGATCGCCGATATTCTAACTCAACAAGCCCGTCGTGGTGGTTCTGATCCGCAACCGTTGCTCAATCTATCAGAGATTTTTGGCGATTTATCGCAGTCATCGCATTTCGTCGAAGCAGTTCGTACTCAGCTAAATAACTTGTGGACGCTTGGTGCTAAAGGAACATTACAGCAGTTATTGAAATCTTGCTAA
- a CDS encoding ABC transporter ATP-binding protein, with translation MSTVALKNIHKTYADSEVIKGIDLDISDREFVVFVGPSGCGKSTLLRMIAGLEEITAGELLIDGQRVNDVPPDKRGLAMVFQTYALYPHMTVAENMAFSLRLAGVPKVQRLQRARDVARILQLEPLLNRKPRELSGGQRQRVAIGRALVRNPKVFLFDEPLSNLDAALRVQMRIELASLHDSLQSTMIYVTHDQVEAMTLANKIVVLQGGIVEQVGSPLELYHHPRNLFVAGFIGSPRMNFVSVTVAGVNDSGTTVKLPDDVSVTIPVKPGSLSVGDRATLGIRPEHLRLDRTQATINGEVLVVERLGGETYLYVKIANGDTLIVQTDGDDTSQLHDRVPIHINGDLCHLFNQQGEAIPKVRRHHLTLN, from the coding sequence ATGTCAACAGTTGCTTTAAAAAATATCCACAAAACGTATGCGGATAGTGAGGTTATTAAAGGTATCGACCTGGATATTAGCGATCGCGAATTTGTTGTTTTCGTCGGTCCATCTGGTTGTGGCAAATCTACTTTACTCCGCATGATTGCTGGACTTGAAGAAATCACCGCTGGTGAATTGCTGATTGATGGTCAGCGAGTGAATGATGTACCGCCGGATAAACGGGGCTTGGCGATGGTGTTTCAAACGTATGCTTTGTATCCGCATATGACGGTTGCGGAGAATATGGCGTTTAGCCTGCGGCTTGCTGGTGTTCCCAAAGTACAACGGCTGCAACGCGCGCGTGATGTGGCGCGGATTTTACAATTAGAGCCGCTTTTGAACCGGAAGCCGCGAGAACTATCGGGAGGACAGCGCCAACGGGTCGCGATCGGTCGCGCCCTCGTTCGCAATCCTAAAGTGTTTTTGTTTGATGAACCACTCTCGAACCTTGATGCGGCGTTACGGGTACAGATGCGCATTGAACTTGCAAGTTTGCATGATAGTTTGCAATCAACGATGATTTACGTCACGCACGATCAAGTTGAAGCAATGACACTGGCAAATAAAATTGTCGTGTTGCAAGGCGGTATTGTCGAGCAAGTAGGCTCACCACTCGAACTGTACCATCATCCGCGCAATCTGTTTGTTGCTGGATTTATCGGTTCACCTCGGATGAACTTCGTATCAGTGACCGTTGCAGGTGTTAATGATTCGGGTACGACTGTTAAACTTCCTGATGATGTGAGTGTGACGATTCCTGTCAAACCTGGAAGCTTATCCGTTGGCGATCGCGCCACGTTAGGAATTCGTCCTGAACATCTACGCTTAGATCGAACGCAAGCAACAATAAACGGCGAGGTGCTGGTTGTTGAACGACTTGGCGGTGAAACTTATCTCTACGTCAAGATTGCCAATGGCGATACTCTCATCGTGCAAACGGATGGAGATGATACCAGTCAGTTACACGATCGCGTACCGATTCATATTAATGGCGATCTGTGCCACTTGTTTAACCAACAAGGTGAAGCAATTCCTAAAGTCCGTCGTCACCATCTAACTCTTAATTAA